In the genome of Apodemus sylvaticus chromosome 2, mApoSyl1.1, whole genome shotgun sequence, one region contains:
- the Atp6v1e1 gene encoding V-type proton ATPase subunit E 1 — protein sequence MALSDADVQKQIKHMMAFIEQEANEKAEEIDAKAEEEFNIEKGRLVQTQRLKIMEYYEKKEKQIEQQKKIQMSNLMNQARLKVLRARDDLITDLLNEAKQRLSKVVKDTTRYQVLLDGLVLQGLYQLLEPRMIVRCRKQDFPLVKAAVQKAIPMYKIATKKDVDVQIDQEAYLPEDIAGGVEIYNGDRKIKVSNTLESRLDLIAQQMMPEVRGALFGANANRKFLD from the exons ATGGCGCTCAGCGATGCAGATGTGCAGAAGCAG ATTAAGCACATGATGGCTTTCATCGAACAAGAAGCCAAtgagaaagcagaagaaatagATGCAAAG GCAGAAGAAGAGTTCAACATTGAGAAAGGTCGTCTTGTGCAAACCCAAAGATTGAAGATTATGGAATactatgagaagaaagaaaagcagattgAGCAGCAGAAGAAAAT TCAAATGTCCAACTTGATGAACCAAGCGAGGCTCAAAGTCCTCAGAGCGAGAGATGACCTCATCACT GACCTGCTGAACGAGGCAAAACAGAGACTCAGCAAGGTGGTAAAAGATACGACCAGGTACCAAGTGCTGCTGGACGGGCTGGTCCTCCAG GGCTTGTACCAGCTGCTGGAGCCTCGAATGATCGTGCGCTGCAGAAAACAGGATTTCCCTTTGGTGAAG GCTGCAGTACAGAAAGCAATTCCTATGTACAAAATTGCCACCAAAAAAGATGTCGACGTCCAGATTGACCAGGAAGCCTACCTGCCGGAGGACAT AGCTGGCGGAGTTGAGATCTATAATGGGGATCGCAAGATAAAGGTTTCCAACACTCTGGAAAGCCGACTGGACCTAATAGCCCAGCAG ATGATGCCGGAAGTTCGTGGAGCCTTGTTTGGTGCAAATGCCAATAGGAAGTTTTTGGACTGA